A stretch of DNA from Jatrophihabitans endophyticus:
GGAACCGGCCGCGGGCGTCCTGGAGGCCTCGTTGCAACTGGGCGTGGCGGCGCAGGCATTCCCGCACCAGTTCGACCAGGCGGGCCGCTTGCTCCTTGCGTTGTTCGGTGTCCGCGGTGTCGCGGGTCTCGGTGATGCTCAGCAGGATCGCCGACTCGGTACGGGTGCGTTCCTCGATGTGTCCGAGCGCGTCGGAGAGGAACTTCGGCATCTCCTCCACCCAATCGACGTTGCGAACGTCGCGGGTGGTCGCGTCCAGATGCAGCCGCAGCATTTCGCCGTACCGGATGGTCTGATAGCGGGCGGCCTGCGCGGCCGCCTGGGCCTCGGACAGCTTCCCGCGCCGGATCAGGACCTCCAAGCGCAGGTCCGCGGCGATCTGTGCGGACTCGATGTCGACGTCGAGCGCACCGACGAGCACGTTTACCGCCTCGTTGGACGCGCGCAGGTACAGCTCGCCGTCGGCGCCGTACGTCTCCTCGAGGAGCTTGAAGTCGAAGTGCCGGCGGGAGTATCCGCCCGGGCCGGTGACGCCGTACACGGCCCGGAATCCGCGGTCGGCGTTGCCGGCGTTGAGAAGGTTGTCCAGCACCCAGGCGGCGACCTCCGCGTGCTCGTCGGCGGGCCGGTCCGGTGCCTGTTCGGCGGCGGCCGCGATTACCCCGGACAGGACATGGTCTGGCCGGGCGCCGCGGTCGAAGTCCATGGCGAGGGTGACGAGGTCGATTGCACTCAACGCCAGTTCGGACATCTGGTAGATCGTCCAGTCGCCGGTTTTCGCGCTCTTGCGGGCATCGAGGTCGTGCAGGGGCACGGTCGTCGCCAGCGCCTTGATCCGCAGCGCGAAGCCCGCGTCGGTCGTCGCTACGAACTCCTGCCCGGGCATGACGATCACGCTAGGGCGTACCTACGACGATTTCGTAGGATGGCGCAAAGGTTTCGTCCGCGTGGGGTGCCAGTGACCGATGTGAGTGGCGCGGTTGGAAAGGCGCGGCCCGGATCGCCCGCATTCACGTGCAGCGCCTCCTTCGCTCGTGCGCAGCGAGCGACCGGCTGAAGAGCAACTGCTCACCAATCAGGTGAGCAAGCGGCGGAGGTACAGCTCCATGACGTGATCGTTGCCGACCATCTGCTGTGCAGCGGCGAGGTCGTAGCTCAGCGTCAACCCCGCCGCGCCCATCGGGACCGCACCCGGGCGTGGTTTGCCGGGGAGGGGCACTGGGATACCGAAGTAGGCGCCCACTGTGACGACAAGAAGGCGCGCCGTCGATCCGTTGATGTTGACGAATGGGTGAATACGAACCCATTCGCCGTGCACCCAGGCGAGGAGGGCTACGACGTCATCGAACAGTTCCTCAGGCATAGGGGGCGCCGAGTGACGACGCGTACCGAGTCCGGATACGCGTCGTGCGAGCTCGGCGAAAAAGCTCCGCACCTGCGATGGGACTTGGCCCGGCGGCGTGCCGGGGACGTTGTTGACGTGGACGGGGCAGGCGGCTAAGCGGCCGGCTGGCGGTCCTTCGCCGCGGAAGTGACCGGCCACGAACGGGTCGATCAGGCGTACTCCGGCGACCGCCTTCTTGTGCCAGCGGCGGAGGTCCTCCTCGGTGACGAGCTGACCGCCTCGCCCGAGCTTCGCGGCTTGCTCACGAACGCCGACGAGCTGGTCGGCGATGCGGGCTTCGTTGACGGGTGTGTCCGCCCACGGCCAGGGGCGGGAGGTCGCTCGACGAGGCGGCCGGTTCCTACGGGGCTTCGGGGGCAAGAGACCGCCCGGGCCAATTTACCTCGCGGTGCAACTGCTCGGGCTCGTCTTCGCGCCAGGCTTGCGCTGCGCTCTCCCAGTCAGCGTCGGTGAAGGTCCGCCGAGGGGCGGGCTTTGCTCGGCGGAGCCAGGCGTACCCGTCCCGCTCCACGGCTGTGACGTAGGCGTCGCCGGTGCCACGAGCGTCTCGCCGGGTGCTGTCTTGAAGCCAAGCCCGCACTGTTTGGTCGCCGTACTGCGCGACAAGCAATCCGATGATGGCGTGGAGCCGAAGCAGCAGACCGGCTTTGTTGGGCTTGACCTCGGCGGTCGGCACGTTGCGCCAGTACGCCAGGGACGACTCGGCAAGACCCACGCTTGCGACGACATCTGCCTTGGTGGCGAGAAGCCACCGGCTTAGATCACGCGCCGCGATCGCAGCGGGGTGCTCGCGGGCGGTTGGCGCACTTCGCTGCCCTTGCTCACGCAGCACGATCGTTACGTGGTGGAGCAGCAGCTCCCACGAGGAGATCGGCGTGACGGCCTCATGGCGAATCCCAGTGGGCGTGATTCCCCAGTCCGAGAGATCTGCCGAGACGGGCGTGCTCAATTCTTCCGGCGGCAGCCCGGTCGCGTCGACCGGCAGCCGTGGCATTCGCAAAGTGCGCATCGTTGTCATGGTGACTTCGCCTCCCCCCGCAAGTAGCCGAGCATGGACTCTGAAACAAGGTGCTGGAACAGCGACACGCTGACATCGTTCAGCTGCGAGATCAATTCGGGGAGCTGCGTGCTCGCCCAAAGGGTCGACGTCTCGGTGTAGGTGTCGATGTCCAGCAGGAAGCGGCGTTGTCCATCACCGTCGTGGACAGGTCCCGATCGCACCGATGATCGGATCTGGTCGTCGATCTCAAGGAGCATCCGCTGCTCGAAGGCGAGGACTCCATCACGAAGTGTGTCGTCGCTAAGTGGGGCCGCCAAGACTGCGTTGAGCCGCTGCTGCCAGTTCTCGTCCGAACCGTCGGTTTCTGGCGCCGGAAGCAGGTTGATGAAGCGCAGACCGACCCGCGTGACGAGCGTTGGGGCGGCTTGCGCTGTGACTGCGTCCAGTGCGGTAAGTACCCGCGGCAGCATGTCGTCGAAGCCGGTGAACTGCGGCGTCTCCAGGGAGACGGAATCGGGCAGCAGACTGAGGTGCCAGGCGTCGTCCTCGCTGGTCAGCCGCCATCCGCGCCGTTCGGTCGGCCCGGCAGGAAGAGGCCCGTTGAGGCTGACCAGAAGTTCCTGTGCTGAAAGCTGCGCGACCTGCGGATACGGGTGACCGCTGACTGCGAGTTGGTCTTGGAGCCCACCAAGCAGCTCACCCGGCACAGCGTCGCGTTGCGCGTCGAACCGCACCTGTGTCGCGACCAGCGAGAGCGCGGCGTTCGGCAGCGGGCGACGATCAGGGGACGACAACTTCAACATGACCCCTCCATCGACCTTACTGTAGGCCAACTGTAGCCAGCGAGAGATGTGATTCTTCACGATCACGCCGAGCCGACAGCTGTGATGCTGGTCGGGCGAGCACTCGGTCGGGCCTGCGCTGCCACCGGCCTTGATCGTCGTGCCCAGCCCCACATCGTCCGCGATCAGCAGCGCCACGCGCGGCATGTGCAGGGCCTCTGCGACAGGTTCGAGCTGGTAGTCCTAGATCTGGATGCCGGCCCGGAACGGCGCCTGCGACGTCGCGACGTCCGCTGACGCGACGGTGCCCCACCGGACAGCGTCGATCAGCGCGCCGAGATGCTGCGGAGCGTTCCACTGATCCGGGCCGGGGACGTCGGGAAGCGCCCCTGCCGGAACGATGGCACGGCCCGGCTCGCCCTCCCACGCAACCTCGAGCTCCTCGCCGAGGTCGTCCTCGGACACGGAGGTCAGACGGATGAGCGTGCGGCCAGGGACAACGCTCGCCGCGAGCTCGTCGGCCGGGAGGCTTGATAAGTTCAGGTCTGACACGACCCACTGCTGCCCGCGCACGCGCACGCGCTGACCGCCCTCAAGCGCGTCGGGGGTAAGGGTCTCGACTCGAGATCCTAAGTCACGGCCGTGGTGTTGAAGATCAGCAACACCACGGACTGCGCGTAGCTTGCGCGGTACCTAGGCCACAGAGGCAACGTCTTCATCCCGGTCGACAAGCGGCGCGATCCCTTCGTACAACGCTCTAAGCCAAAGAGTCGCTCGTCGCCAGGCCCGACGAAGTCCAGAACGGCCCTCGCTCTCGCGGATGCCACTTCGGCGGTGCGCTGCACGTCGTCGTCACCCACGGCGTGCGCGTCTTCATCGCCGCGGAGGCAGCGATGTCGGCCCTAGCCTGGGCGACGTTGTTCTGCCAGTGCTCGAGACGGGAGACCGAATTACGGCGCCTGGACGCCGTGCAGAAGAACTCACGCCTGAACCACCCCACCACCTGCGGCAAGGTCGAACGCGTCCAACAGACGATGAAGAACTGGCTGCGAGCACAACCTGGCCAGCCGACCACCATCGACGAGCTGCAGTCACTGCTGGACACCTTCGTCGAGCTCTACAACCATCACCGGCCACACCGAGCCCTGCCTCAGCGCGCAACGCCGGCCGCGATCTACCACTCGCTCCCCAAAGCCACCCCAACACCCGGCGCCCGCACCAGCGACACCCACCACCGCGTCCGCCGCGACACCATCGACGACTCCGGCGTCGTCACCCTGCGCGTCCACGGCCGCCTGCACCACATCGGCATCGGCCGAACCCACGCCCGAACCCACGTCATCCTGCTCATCGCCGACCTCGACGTCCGCATCGTCGACGCCGCCACCGGCGAACTCCTACGCGAGCTCACCATCGACCCCAGCCGCGACTATCAACCCACCGGCAAGACCAGAAAATCAAGAAACAACAGCTGAACCCACGAAACGCAGGTTCACCTGTCGCCGATGGCCCGAGACATCACACTGGCGGAGGGCGTGGGATTCGAACCCACGATGACGCTTCCGCGCCATAGCGGTTTTCAAGACCGCCGCACTAGGCCACTATGCGAGCCCTCCGGATGGTGCGGCTCGACCCTACTGGGGCGTCGGGGTGCTGCGGATCGCCTCCACGGAACGTGATGGGTCGCGATGACTCCGACGTCACGTTCCGGTGACGACATCGCCCAGGATCGGGCGACTGCGTGCGCGACGGACCGCAACGGTCGGTGTGGCGTACCCGGCTCGGCTGAGCAGGCTCACGCCGCGGGAAGGACCGGGGACGGGCCGTCGTCGTGCGCGACGTGCGCGAGCTGGCGCCAGATGAGCCCCACGAACACCGCCGACCCGCCGAAGGCGAACCAGAACGGCGCGGTCACGCCGTAGTGCTGGGCGAGCAGTCCGCCGACGCCCGAACCGACGACGAGGCCACCGAAGACGCCGACGACGTTGACCGAGTTGACCCGCCCCTGCAGCGCGGTCGGGACGGCACGCTGGCGCACGGTGATCGACGTCGCGCCCCAGACGAACGCGTGCGCGCCGAACACGAAGAAGATCACGAGCGCGACCCACGGCACCGTGGTCAGCGCCAGGCCCAGGTGCGTGACGGTCTCGATGATCAGCCCGACACGCAACAGGTTCCCGAGCGAAACGTGCCGGGTGATGCGGTCGTAGCCGAGCGTCCCGGCGAGCCCGCCCGCGGCCTGGACCGTCGTCACCAGCCCGAAGCCGACCGCCCCCAGGCCGAGGCGGTCGGTCGCATACACGACGAGCACCGACCAGGCGGCCCCGAACGTCACGTTGAAGATGAGGATGGTGAGGACGAGCGTCCGCACGGCGGGATGGTGCACGACGAAGCGGAAGCCCTCGGCCACGTCGCGCCGCAACGACGTGACCGTCTCGCCCCGGCCGTGGGTCGGGAGGACGACACGCGCGACGAGCCCGATCGAGACGAGGACGAGGACGGCCTGGGTCGCGAACGGCCAGGCCCGTCCCGCCGCGAACAGCGCGGCGCCGATCGGCGGCCCGACCAGCTGGTTCAGCGTCACGAAGCCCGTCTGCAGCCGGGCGTTGCCGACGGCGAGATCCTCGCGCCGCACGAGCATGGGCAGCAGGGTCTGCGAGGCGTTGTCGGCGAAGACCTCGGCCGTCCCCATCACGAACAGCGCCCCGAGCGCCACCGCGACCGACACCGTGCCGGTGACGATGGTGAGCGTCAGTGCGGCGAGGACGACGCACCGCGCGGAGTCCACCGCGACGACGATGGCGCGGCGGTCGCGCCGATCGGTGAGTGCGCCGGCCAGTAGGCCGAACAGCAGCGGCGGCAACCACTGCGCGGTCGCGCCGAGCGCGATGAGGAACTTCGAGTCGGTCTGCGACGCGACCAGCAGCGGCCCGGCGGCGACGGCGACGCCGTCCCCGAGGTTGGACGTCCACGTCGAGGCGAGCAGCCAGCGGAAGGGCCGGCCGAAGCGAGGCGGCGCGACCGCGTCGACCACCCGGCTCACGGCCGCGACGCTATCGCCCTGGCGCAGCCGATCTCGGTGTGGTCCAGGTCTCGTAAAATCGGAGGACACATCTCCGTATTCGCGAGTACGGTGGTCCGAGAACCGGAGGTACAAGCTCCGCTAAGTCCTACGCTACCCCTAGGAGTCCCTCGTGACCGCCACGATGACGAAGTCGCGCACCGACGCGACCTCGGCGGGTGACACCCACGCCAAGCGCTGGTGGATCCTCGCCGTCCTCGGCATCGCGCAGCTGATGGTCGTGCTCGACGCGACCGTCGTGAACATCGCGCTGCCCACCGCCCAGACCGACCTCGCCTTCTCCGACAGCTCGCGCCAGTGGATCGTCACGGCGTACTCGCTGGCCTTCGGCTCGCTGCTGCTGATCGGCGGCCGCATCGCCGACATCGTCGGCCGCACCCGCATCTTCATCATCGGCATGATCGGCTTCGCGATCGCCTCCGCCGTCGGCGGCGCCGCCGTGAACGTCGGGATGCTCATCGCCGCCCGCGCGGTCCAGGGTGTCTTCGCCGCCCTGCTCGCGCCCGCCATCCTGGCGCTGCTGACGACGACCTTCACCGAGGCCCGCGAGCGCAACAAGGCGTTCGGCATCTTCGGCGCCATCGCCGGCTCCGGCGCCTCGATCGGCCTGCTGCTCGGCGGCGTCCTCACCGAGTACGCGAACTGGCGCTGGACGCTGTTCGTCAACCTCATCTTCGCCGTCATCGGCGTGGTCGGCGGGCTGAGCCTGCTGCAGAACGAGGTCTCCGAGCACCGCCCCAAGCTCGACGTCCCCGGCACGATCCTCGTCTCCGCCGGTCTCTTCGCACTCGTCTACGGCTTCTCGCACGCCGAGACCGACAGCTGGAGCAGCCTGATCACGATCGGCTTCCTCGCCGCCGCCGGCATCCTGCTCATCGCCTTCGTCGTGACCCAGATGCAGGTCAGGCACCCGCTGCTGCCGCTGCGCATCGTCACCGACCGCAACCGCGGTGGCGCGTTCCTCGCCATGGTGCTGTCGGCCATGGGCATGTTCGCGGTGTTCCTGTTCCTCACCTACTACCTGCAGGCGTCGCTCAAGTACAGCGCGGTGATGTCCGGCGTGGCCTTCCTGCCCATGACCGGTGTGCTGGTGGTCGTGGCGGGCGTCGGCTCCACGGTGCTCATCCCGCGGGTGAGCCCGCGCATCCTGATCCCGCTCGGCATGCTGCTGGGTGCGCTGTCGATGTACCTGCTCACCAACATCGGCGTCGACACCGCCTACGTCTCGCACGTGCTGCCCGCGCTGCTCGTCCTGGGCGCCGGCCTCGGCCTGGTGTTCGCTCCCGCCTTCAGCCTGGCCACGCTCGGCGTGAACCGGGACGACGCGGGCGTGGCCTCGGCCGCGGTCAACACCGTGCAGCAGGTCGGCGGCGCCGTCGGCACCGCCCTGCTCAACACCATCGCGGCCTCGGCCCTGACGTCGTACTTCACGTCGCACCCGCCGGCGAGCCGCACCCCGGCCGCCGTCCAGGCGGCGCGGGCCGAAGCCCTCGTGCACAGCTACGTCGTGCCGTTCTGGTGGGCCACCGCGATCTTCGCGTTCGGCGCGGTCGTCAGCGCACTGGTCCTGCGCTCCGGGGTGCCGGACATCGACCACGAGAACGCCGCAGTCGTAGCCTGACCACCACCACCCGCGGACGGGAGGCACCAGCCATGACCACGGTGAACGACGACGTCACCGAGTCGACCGACGAGGACACCGTGCTCGACGGTGCCTCCCGCCCGCTGCGCAAGGACGCCCTGCGCAACCGGCAGGCGCTCCTCGCCGCCGGCCGCGAGGTGTTCGCCGAGCGCGGCCTCGACGCCAGCCTCGACGACATCGCGCATCGCGCCGGTCTCGGCGTGGGCACGGCGTACCGGCACTTCGGCAACAAGCACGAGCTGGCCCGCGCCATCTTCACCGCCGCGGTCGACGACGTCATCGCGCTCGCCGAGCAGGCCGCGGCCGACGCCGATCCCTGGTCGGGGCTCGTGCGCTTCCTCGAGGGCGCCGCGGCCGCGCAGGCCGCCGACCGGGGACTGCGCGAGGTCATGATGGGCTTCCACGACGAGCTCGAGACCACCCGCATCAACAACGCACTCACCACGTCGCTCAATCAACTGGTGACCGCCGCCAAGGCCAAGGGTCAGCTGCGCGAGGACGCCGAGGCGTCCGACGTCGGCGTCGTCGTGCTGATGCTGTGCACCGTCGCCGACGTGTTCGGCGACTACTCCTCCAACCTGTGGCGGCGCTAC
This window harbors:
- a CDS encoding Fic family protein; translation: MPPKPRRNRPPRRATSRPWPWADTPVNEARIADQLVGVREQAAKLGRGGQLVTEEDLRRWHKKAVAGVRLIDPFVAGHFRGEGPPAGRLAACPVHVNNVPGTPPGQVPSQVRSFFAELARRVSGLGTRRHSAPPMPEELFDDVVALLAWVHGEWVRIHPFVNINGSTARLLVVTVGAYFGIPVPLPGKPRPGAVPMGAAGLTLSYDLAAAQQMVGNDHVMELYLRRLLT
- a CDS encoding TIGR04255 family protein — translated: MALLIADDVGLGTTIKAGGSAGPTECSPDQHHSCRLGVIVKNHISRWLQLAYSKVDGGVMLKLSSPDRRPLPNAALSLVATQVRFDAQRDAVPGELLGGLQDQLAVSGHPYPQVAQLSAQELLVSLNGPLPAGPTERRGWRLTSEDDAWHLSLLPDSVSLETPQFTGFDDMLPRVLTALDAVTAQAAPTLVTRVGLRFINLLPAPETDGSDENWQQRLNAVLAAPLSDDTLRDGVLAFEQRMLLEIDDQIRSSVRSGPVHDGDGQRRFLLDIDTYTETSTLWASTQLPELISQLNDVSVSLFQHLVSESMLGYLRGEAKSP
- a CDS encoding MFS transporter, translated to MSRVVDAVAPPRFGRPFRWLLASTWTSNLGDGVAVAAGPLLVASQTDSKFLIALGATAQWLPPLLFGLLAGALTDRRDRRAIVVAVDSARCVVLAALTLTIVTGTVSVAVALGALFVMGTAEVFADNASQTLLPMLVRREDLAVGNARLQTGFVTLNQLVGPPIGAALFAAGRAWPFATQAVLVLVSIGLVARVVLPTHGRGETVTSLRRDVAEGFRFVVHHPAVRTLVLTILIFNVTFGAAWSVLVVYATDRLGLGAVGFGLVTTVQAAGGLAGTLGYDRITRHVSLGNLLRVGLIIETVTHLGLALTTVPWVALVIFFVFGAHAFVWGATSITVRQRAVPTALQGRVNSVNVVGVFGGLVVGSGVGGLLAQHYGVTAPFWFAFGGSAVFVGLIWRQLAHVAHDDGPSPVLPAA
- a CDS encoding MFS transporter — protein: MTKSRTDATSAGDTHAKRWWILAVLGIAQLMVVLDATVVNIALPTAQTDLAFSDSSRQWIVTAYSLAFGSLLLIGGRIADIVGRTRIFIIGMIGFAIASAVGGAAVNVGMLIAARAVQGVFAALLAPAILALLTTTFTEARERNKAFGIFGAIAGSGASIGLLLGGVLTEYANWRWTLFVNLIFAVIGVVGGLSLLQNEVSEHRPKLDVPGTILVSAGLFALVYGFSHAETDSWSSLITIGFLAAAGILLIAFVVTQMQVRHPLLPLRIVTDRNRGGAFLAMVLSAMGMFAVFLFLTYYLQASLKYSAVMSGVAFLPMTGVLVVVAGVGSTVLIPRVSPRILIPLGMLLGALSMYLLTNIGVDTAYVSHVLPALLVLGAGLGLVFAPAFSLATLGVNRDDAGVASAAVNTVQQVGGAVGTALLNTIAASALTSYFTSHPPASRTPAAVQAARAEALVHSYVVPFWWATAIFAFGAVVSALVLRSGVPDIDHENAAVVA
- a CDS encoding TetR/AcrR family transcriptional regulator; translated protein: MTTVNDDVTESTDEDTVLDGASRPLRKDALRNRQALLAAGREVFAERGLDASLDDIAHRAGLGVGTAYRHFGNKHELARAIFTAAVDDVIALAEQAAADADPWSGLVRFLEGAAAAQAADRGLREVMMGFHDELETTRINNALTTSLNQLVTAAKAKGQLREDAEASDVGVVVLMLCTVADVFGDYSSNLWRRYLPILLDGLRPGGVLPEPPLDDELVREAFASHKQRLAGRAPRV